In a single window of the Centropristis striata isolate RG_2023a ecotype Rhode Island chromosome 18, C.striata_1.0, whole genome shotgun sequence genome:
- the znf513a gene encoding zinc finger protein 513a, producing MPRKKQQNPQPVKLDSEDGVAIEAPGNLTLDTDFLLGQDLEFGDPDHDSKILGLEKFSEVAAEIGFSVYPLGDEESPAYSQLSMESETDNSHSTTDNGREDEGRAAQSDPSFPPYLSCRGCGQLREEPLGPGIDLIGPYCLRCCKASREAKSTDFCSPFGSVSGIRSGSHLQLDGEGVGNGMGDKALTAEDKLAKLHSCHLCGFSSRYANHVKRHMKTHNGEKPYNCPLCTYASSQLVNLQRHLRIHTGEKPYKCDICTFACSSLGNLKRHQRMHVPGAGQNAPPRPPGGQNSLERHVTGQRPNEEVSGTSAKVSEVARPTSNLSLGAQNSDYLSAFDGLKGASPPPIPASNPAPGHQPPPLLDTTGSSGSRPTRGGVSDGATLPPSLFPFTCRLCGIVLEDEDGSSAQICAKCTLEMLTKDSSSSPNSPGERSDKVYTCAACPFLTHYPNHLARHMKTHSGEKPYKCPQCDYASAHFDNLKRHHRVHTGEKPYKCHLCDYACGNLANLKRHQRVHSGAKPFQCAVCSYSCNQSMNLKRHMLRHTGEKPYKCQECGYTTGHWDNYKRHQKKHGLATDGWVKVPMTGNDDGDEVRKGMGVGVPPHRKETGVDMQYMSREGGQTIHSCYKLEIV from the exons AtgccaagaaaaaaacaacagaatccaCAGCCAGTCAAGT TGGATTCTGAAGATGGTGTAGCCATTGAAGCTCCAGGAAACCTCACCTTAGACACAGACTTCCTTCTCGGACAAGACCTAGAGTTTGGTGATCCGGATCATGACAGCAAGATTCTAGGCCTGGAAAAATTCTCAG AAGTAGCTGCTGAGATCGGTTTCTCTGTTTATCCTCTGGGTGATGAGGAGAGCCCTGCCTACAGCCAACTCAGCATGGAAAGTGAAACAGACAACTCACACAGCACAACTGACAATGGGAGGGAGGACGAGGGCAGAGCAGCCCAGTCCGATCCCAGTTTTCCTCCCTACCTGTCCTGCAGGGGCTGCGGACAGCTGCGAGAAGAACCTCTGGGACCTGGCATAGACCTGATCGGCCCATACTGCCTTAGGTGCTGCAAAGCTTCCAGGGAAGCCAAAAGTACAGACTTTTGTTCACCTTTTGGAAGCGTCAGCGGGATCCGCTCAGGTTCCCATTTGCAGCTTGACGGTGAAGGGGTGGGAAATGGGATGGGTGACAAAGCACTGACAGCTGAGGACAAACTGGCCAAACTGCACTCGTGCCACCTCTGTGGCTTCTCCTCGCGTTACGCTAACCATGTGAAGCGCCACATGAAGACGCATAATGGGGAGAAGCCCTATAACTGCCCCTTGTGCACTTACGCCTCATCCCAGCTGGTGAACCTGCAGAGACACCtgcgcattcacactggagaaaaACCTTACAAATGTGACATCTGCACATTTGCCTGCAGTTCCCTTGGAAACCTCAAGAGGCATCAGCGCATGCATGTGCCTGGGGCAGGACAGAATGCCCCTCCACGGCCCCccggtggccaaaacagcctggAGAGGCATGTGACTGGGCAACGTCCCAATGAAGAAGTGTCTGGTACTTCAGCCAAGG tttCAGAAGTTGCGAGGCCGACTTCAAACCTTAGTTTGGGAGCCCAGAACAGTGACTACCTTTCAGCCTTTGATGGCTTAAAGGGGGCGTCACCACCTCCCATACCAGCCTCTAACCCAGCTCCTGGCCACCAGCCTCCACCCCTGCTGGACACCACgggcagcagcggcagcaggcCGACCAGAGGGGGCGTATCAGACGGTGCCACCCTGCCCCCTTCACTTTTCCCTTTTACTTGCCGGTTATGTGGCATTGTCCTGGAGGACGAGGACGGCTCCTCGGCCCAGATTTGTGCCAAGTGTACCCTTGAAATGCTGACTAAAGACTCTTCCTCATCTCCCAACAGCCCTGGTGAGCGCAGTGACAAGGTGTACACCTGCGCCGCCTGCCCTTTCCTTACACACTACCCAAACCACTTGGCACGCCACATGAAAACTCACAGCGGCGAGAAACCTTACAAGTGCCCACAGTGCGACTATGCCTCAGCGCACTTCGACAACCTCAAGCGCCACCACAGAGTGCACACAGGCGAGAAACCTTACAAGTGCCATTTGTGCGATTACGCCTGCGGGAACCTGGCCAACCTGAAGCGCCACCAGCGGGTGCACTCGGGCGCAAAGCCCTTCCAATGCGCCGTGTGCAGTTACAGCTGCAACCAGAGCATGAACCTGAAGCGGCATATGCTCCGGCACACAGGAGAGAAGCCGTACAAATGTCAGGAGTGTGGCTACACCACTGGCCACTGGGACAATTACAAGAGACATCAGAAGAAACACGGCCTGGCCACAGACGGCTGGGTTAAAGTTCCAATGACTGGCAACGATGACGGAGACGAAGTGAGGAAAGGGATGGGAGTTGGCGTTCCACCCCACAGGAAAGAAACAGGGGTTGATATGCAGTATATGTCGAGGGAGGGAGGTCAGACAATACACTCGTGCTACAAACTTGAGATTGTATAA